A DNA window from Bombus huntii isolate Logan2020A chromosome 10, iyBomHunt1.1, whole genome shotgun sequence contains the following coding sequences:
- the LOC126870275 gene encoding mitogen-activated protein kinase kinase kinase 15 isoform X2: protein MPSICGDTVDMTVAAQSTIAEGISSTDSIGTYSDISGHTTISGRPRMDVACVLDLQQPEHLAQRRRALEEVRQACNLVNANMHHIQFEKLDFGETNVLDTFYNADVAVVDLSIQLQQSALFYHLGVRESFGMKENILLHNDVDTETTIRIKLSCGNYTFVSYRVVECGSCVATNPATTRITGEEVIDPKQHLTLKLKKLFQDVEVQSKAHMKEKFLADLRKARETYSGEELSKALNNMRKRLDDPNVLSGEVVLNVLISFREIQDYDAMVQLVDDLRTIPTHKNYINTPAIRYLYAFALNRRNKEGDRERALKVIEKALEKKENHVPDMLCLCGRIYKDKFVESRHTDEESLKNAIHWYRKGFEVQPNEYAGINLATLLVIAGNEFSKSEELQHIGMVLNNLIGKKGSLSSLKDYWDVATFFEISVLAEDYSKAIQAAECMFKLKPPNWYLKSTIGNISLIDRFRKKNEEAEVSPEEQIFSFWMDYFVEATKSEVGDSIRFPLLVLEPTKILMPSYVNVNLGAEEKSVQIWNLCLDNMKNSCKQVHDWLFTANMIRSVSLYKRDERCLFLYVHQNSDDFQMYFPSVQCRQRFYDLILEMTRDQEGMVTDLDAYMTDDRMKFEYELDDQNKRIMLGKGTYGIVYAARDLNTQVRIAVKEIRERNLGDVQPLHEEIKLHSQLRHRNIVQYLGSVSEEGYFKIFMEQVPGGSLSALLRSKWGPLKENESTIAYYTKQILEGLKYLHDQKIVHRDIKGDNVLVNTYSGVVKISDFGMSKRLAGLCPSTETFTGTLQYMAPEVIDKGQRGYGAPADIWSLGCTIVEMATGKPPFIELGSPQAAVFKVGYYKIHPEIPSELSERAKNFILRCFEPNPDIRATAAELLEDPFLNEKKKTNRLAAVPDFSRSISVPADRLERLGKSDKTNNNHIVSASPIQTSQSDDSGGLTKSSPLRERSPAHLLSPIRMPTATLSFNSTIGNTPSIETSESDTAGASMTRRSSSGGLLSPEVELGGQPGQKTGEEQEGFYLLKKDSQRRMTLTRVLNQDEAKICEVWMRGICQAEGQTVLQMNHLILLMRALRDYIVEQNQGVIVTAIRTLKEELDFDSIAINHLNLAIYLFQTAVNEVLRMHSIKPHWMFALDNLVRNAVQAAITVLSPEILNTLFTELGANLLGQERVQSGDQGPEEGSTSGVSTVNSVKSQKTGDSLDNKYWKEYRDQMGALKMENLRLLQELIESQKSYQALLQQVLEEQRTQVNALTRLCEGINRRTMRQESGYNSSISGNIVQQPISLVISDAPSSTTSCSDQALIEWLQSLQVDEMSIERFLYEQYTLDDVLNHVTREDIRRLNLRGGIELRIWQAILKYRQSNNEMEKNE, encoded by the exons ATGCCATCGATTTGTGGCGATACAGTTGACATGACTG TGGCTGCACAATCAACTATCGCAGAAGGTATTTCTAGTACTGATAGCATTGGTACATATAGTGATATTTCCGGGCACACCACCATTTCAGGAAGACCCAGAATGGATGTAGCTTGTGTTTTAGACTTACAACAACCAGAACATTTGGCTCAGAGAAGGAGAGCCTTAGAGGAAGTTAGACAAGCCTGCAATCTAGTTAATGCCAACATGCATCATATTCag tTTGAAAAGTTGGATTTCGGCGAAACAAATGTACTTGACACATTCTATAATGCAGATGTAGCTGTTGTAGATTTAAGTATTCAACTACAACAGTCTGCCTTGTTTTATCATCTTGGTGTCAGAGAAAGTTTCGGcatgaaagaaaatattctattacataATGACGTAGATACAGAAACAACAATCAGAATTAAG TTATCATGTGGTAACTATACATTTGTATCCTACCGTGTGGTGGAATGTGGTTCGTGTGTGGCAACTAATCCAGCTACTACCAGGATCACTGGAGAAGAAGTCATAGACCCAAAGCAACATCTTACATTGAAGCTCAAAAAGTTATTTCAAGATGTCGAAGTACAATCTAA aGCACATATGAAAGAAAAGTTCCTCGCGGATTTGCGGAAAGCTCGTGAAACATACTCTGGAGAAGAACTATCGAAAGCTTTGAACAATATGCGTAAACGCTTAGATGACCCAAACGTTTTATCTGGAGAGGTTGTTTTAAACGTTCTGATTTCCTTCCGTGAAATACAG GATTACGATGCAATGGTACAATTAGTTGATGATTTAAGAACGATACCGACTCATAAGAATTACATCAACACGCCAGCTATTCGGTATCTATACGCATTTGCGTTAAATCGACGAAATAAAGAAGGTGATAGAGAGAGAGCATTAAAAGTTATAGAAAAAGCActagagaagaaagaaaaccATGTTCCTGATATGTTATGTTTGTGtggaagaatatataaagataaaTTCGTAGAAAGTAGACACACTGACgaagaaagtttaaaaaatgCTATTCATTGGTATAGAAAAGGTTTCGAG GTGCAACCAAATGAATATGCCGGTATCAATCTTGCTACGTTACTCGTTATAGCAGGGAACGAATTTTCCAAAAGTGAAGAATTACAACACATAGGCATGGTATTGAATAATCTCATTGGCAAGAAAGGTAGCTTATCCAGCCTAAAGGATTATTGGGATGTGGCAACGTTTTTTGAAATCAGTGTACTTGCTGAAGACTATTCGAAAGCTATCCAAGCTGCCGAGTGCATGTTTAAACTGAAGCCGCCAAACTG GTACCTGAAATCAACAATAGGGAACATATCGCTGATAGATAGGTTTCGTAAAAAGAATGAGGAAGCCGAGGTTTCGCCAGAGGAGCAAATATTTAGTTTTTGGATGGACTACTTTGTTGAAGCTACAAAATCGGAAGTTGGAGATAGTATACGGTTTCCA CTCTTAGTGTTGGAGCCAACGAAGATCTTGATGCCGAGCTATGTAAACGTAAACCTTGGGGCAGAAGAGAAATCAGTGCAAATTTGGAATCTTTGCTTGGACAATATGAAGAATAGTTGTAAACAAGTTCACGATTGGTTATTTACCGCGAACATGATACGCAGTGTAAGCTTGTACAAAAGAGACGAACGCTGTCTTTTTTTATATGTCCACCAAAACTCTGATGATTTCCAAATGTATTTCCCGTCTGTTCAATGCAGACAAAGATTTTATGATTTAATCTTGGAAATGACCAGGGATCAGGAGGGTATGGTTACAGATTTGGATGCATATATGACTGATGATAGGATGAag TTTGAATATGAATTGGATGATCAAAACAAACGAATAATGCTGGGTAAAGGTACATACGGGATTGTCTATGCTGCTCGAGATTTAAATACGCAAGTTAGAATTGCCGTCAAAGAAATTCGAGAACGGAATTTGGGAGATGTGCAACCCTTACACgaggaaattaaattacatagCCAATTGAGGCATAGAAATATTGTGCAATACCTAGGTTCTGTAAGTGAAGAAGGATACTTTAAAATTTTCATGGAGCAAGTCCCTGGag GTAGTTTATCAGCCTTACTAAGGTCAAAATGGGGTCCTCTGAAAGAAAATGAATCTACAATTGCTTATTACACTAAACAAATCTTAGAAGGTCTCAAATATCTACATGATCAAAAAATCGTCCACAGAGATATTAAGG GCGATAATGTTTTAGTCAATACGTATAGTGGCGTAGTAAAGATTTCAGACTTTGGTATGTCGAAACGATTAGCTGGTTTATGTCCAAGTACAGAAACGTTTACTGGAACTTTGCAATATATGGCACCGGAAGTTATTGATAAGGGACAGCGTGGATATGGTGCTCCT GCAGATATTTGGTCCTTGGGTTGCACAATAGTTGAAATGGCGACTGGTAAACCACCGTTCATTGAATTAGGTTCCCCTCAAGCTGCAGTATTTAAG GTTGGGTATTACAAAATACATCCTGAAATTCCATCAGAATTATCTGAAAGGgcaaagaattttatattacgctGTTTTGAACCCAATCCTGACATAAGAGCAACTGCAGCTGAATTATTAGAGGATCCATTTTTAAATGA aaaaaagaaaaccaaTCGATTGGCCGCAGTACCTGATTTTAGTAGAAGCATTTCAGTACCTGCTGACAGATTAGAACGCTTAGGGAAATCtgataaaaccaataataatCATATTGTTTCCGCTTCTCCTATTCAAACTTCACAATCAGATGATAG TGGAGGGCTAACAAAGTCAAGCCCACTGAGGGAGCGCAGTCCAGCACACCTTCTGTCCCCCATTAGAATGCCCACTGCAACCCTTTCTTTTAACAG TACAATAGGAAATACACCTTCTATAGAGACAAGTGAAAGTGACACAGCAGGAGCCTCCATGACTAGGAGAAGTTCTTCTGGTGGTTTATTATCACCAGAAGTTGAATTAGGAg GTCAACCCGGTCAGAAGACTGGCGAAGAACAAGAGGGTTTCTATCTGCTGAAAAAAGATAGTCAAAGAAGAATGACATTAACTAGAGTTCTTAATCAAGATGAGGCAAAAATTTGTGAAGTATGGATGAGAGGTATATGTCAGGCGGAGGGTCAAACTGTTCTTCAAATG AATCatctaatattattaatgcGAGCTTTGAGAGATTACATCGTGGAACAAAATCAAGGAGTGATTGTGACAGCCATTAGAACATTGAAAGAAGAATTGGATTTTGATTCTATCGCCATTAATCATCTCAACTTAGCAATTTATCTATTTCAAACGGCGGTGAACGAGGTTCTACGAATGCATAGTATAAAGCCTCATTGGATGTTTGCACTGGATAATTTAGTGAGAAATGCTGTACAAGCTGCCATCACTGTACTTTCCCCTG aAATTCTTAATACATTATTTACAGAACTCGGCGCCAATTTACTTGGTCAAGAACGCGTACAATCCGGTGATCAAGGTCCAGAAGAAGGATCTACATCCGGTGTATCGACTGTAAATTCCGTAAAATCCCAGAAAACCGGTGACTCTTTGGATAACAAGTACTGGAAAGAATATCGAGATCAAATGGGGGCTTTAAAAATGGAGAATTTGAGATTGCTGCAAGAACTGATCGAAAGTCAGAAATCGTATCAAGCTTTATTGCAACAGGTTCTTGAGGAACAAAGAACTCAGGTTAATGCTTTAACACGACTTTGCGAAGGTATAAATAGACGAACTATGAGACAAGAATCAGG ATATAATTCATCAATATCTGGAAACATAGTGCAACAACCAATTTCATTGGTTATTAGCGATGCACCTTCTAGTACAACTTCATGCAGTGATCAAGCTCTTATCGAGTGGTTACAAAGTCTTCAAGTGGATGAAATGTCGATCGAAAGG TTCCTATACGAGCAGTACACACTGGATGATGTCTTAAATCACGTTACACGTGAGGACATTCGCAGACTTAATCTCAG AGGAGGAATTGAATTGAGGATATGGCAagctatattaaaatatcgacAAAGCAATAATGAAATGGAAAAGAACGAGTAG
- the LOC126870275 gene encoding mitogen-activated protein kinase kinase kinase 15 isoform X3: protein MPSICGDTVDMTVAAQSTIAEGISSTDSIGTYSDISGHTTISGRPRMDVACVLDLQQPEHLAQRRRALEEVRQACNLVNANMHHIQFEKLDFGETNVLDTFYNADVAVVDLSIQLQQSALFYHLGVRESFGMKENILLHNDVDTETTIRIKLSCGNYTFVSYRVVECGSCVATNPATTRITGEEVIDPKQHLTLKLKKLFQDVEVQSKAHMKEKFLADLRKARETYSGEELSKALNNMRKRLDDPNVLSGEVVLNVLISFREIQDYDAMVQLVDDLRTIPTHKNYINTPAIRYLYAFALNRRNKEGDRERALKVIEKALEKKENHVPDMLCLCGRIYKDKFVESRHTDEESLKNAIHWYRKGFEVQPNEYAGINLATLLVIAGNEFSKSEELQHIGMVLNNLIGKKGSLSSLKDYWDVATFFEISVLAEDYSKAIQAAECMFKLKPPNWYLKSTIGNISLIDRFRKKNEEAEVSPEEQIFSFWMDYFVEATKSEVGDSIRFPLLVLEPTKILMPSYVNVNLGAEEKSVQIWNLCLDNMKNSCKQVHDWLFTANMIRSVSLYKRDERCLFLYVHQNSDDFQMYFPSVQCRQRFYDLILEMTRDQEGMVTDLDAYMTDDRMKFEYELDDQNKRIMLGKGTYGIVYAARDLNTQVRIAVKEIRERNLGDVQPLHEEIKLHSQLRHRNIVQYLGSVSEEGYFKIFMEQVPGGSLSALLRSKWGPLKENESTIAYYTKQILEGLKYLHDQKIVHRDIKGDNVLVNTYSGVVKISDFGMSKRLAGLCPSTETFTGTLQYMAPEVIDKGQRGYGAPADIWSLGCTIVEMATGKPPFIELGSPQAAVFKVGYYKIHPEIPSELSERAKNFILRCFEPNPDIRATAAELLEDPFLNEKKKTNRLAAVPDFSRSISVPADRLERLGKSDKTNNNHIVSASPIQTSQSDDSVTYSGGLTKSSPLRERSPAHLLSPIRMPTATLSFNSTIGNTPSIETSESDTAGASMTRRSSSGGLLSPEVELGGQPGQKTGEEQEGFYLLKKDSQRRMTLTRVLNQDEAKICEVWMRGICQAEGQTVLQMNHLILLMRALRDYIVEQNQGVIVTAIRTLKEELDFDSIAINHLNLAIYLFQTAVNEVLRMHSIKPHWMFALDNLVRNAVQAAITVLSPELGANLLGQERVQSGDQGPEEGSTSGVSTVNSVKSQKTGDSLDNKYWKEYRDQMGALKMENLRLLQELIESQKSYQALLQQVLEEQRTQVNALTRLCEGINRRTMRQESGYNSSISGNIVQQPISLVISDAPSSTTSCSDQALIEWLQSLQVDEMSIERFLYEQYTLDDVLNHVTREDIRRLNLRGGIELRIWQAILKYRQSNNEMEKNE from the exons ATGCCATCGATTTGTGGCGATACAGTTGACATGACTG TGGCTGCACAATCAACTATCGCAGAAGGTATTTCTAGTACTGATAGCATTGGTACATATAGTGATATTTCCGGGCACACCACCATTTCAGGAAGACCCAGAATGGATGTAGCTTGTGTTTTAGACTTACAACAACCAGAACATTTGGCTCAGAGAAGGAGAGCCTTAGAGGAAGTTAGACAAGCCTGCAATCTAGTTAATGCCAACATGCATCATATTCag tTTGAAAAGTTGGATTTCGGCGAAACAAATGTACTTGACACATTCTATAATGCAGATGTAGCTGTTGTAGATTTAAGTATTCAACTACAACAGTCTGCCTTGTTTTATCATCTTGGTGTCAGAGAAAGTTTCGGcatgaaagaaaatattctattacataATGACGTAGATACAGAAACAACAATCAGAATTAAG TTATCATGTGGTAACTATACATTTGTATCCTACCGTGTGGTGGAATGTGGTTCGTGTGTGGCAACTAATCCAGCTACTACCAGGATCACTGGAGAAGAAGTCATAGACCCAAAGCAACATCTTACATTGAAGCTCAAAAAGTTATTTCAAGATGTCGAAGTACAATCTAA aGCACATATGAAAGAAAAGTTCCTCGCGGATTTGCGGAAAGCTCGTGAAACATACTCTGGAGAAGAACTATCGAAAGCTTTGAACAATATGCGTAAACGCTTAGATGACCCAAACGTTTTATCTGGAGAGGTTGTTTTAAACGTTCTGATTTCCTTCCGTGAAATACAG GATTACGATGCAATGGTACAATTAGTTGATGATTTAAGAACGATACCGACTCATAAGAATTACATCAACACGCCAGCTATTCGGTATCTATACGCATTTGCGTTAAATCGACGAAATAAAGAAGGTGATAGAGAGAGAGCATTAAAAGTTATAGAAAAAGCActagagaagaaagaaaaccATGTTCCTGATATGTTATGTTTGTGtggaagaatatataaagataaaTTCGTAGAAAGTAGACACACTGACgaagaaagtttaaaaaatgCTATTCATTGGTATAGAAAAGGTTTCGAG GTGCAACCAAATGAATATGCCGGTATCAATCTTGCTACGTTACTCGTTATAGCAGGGAACGAATTTTCCAAAAGTGAAGAATTACAACACATAGGCATGGTATTGAATAATCTCATTGGCAAGAAAGGTAGCTTATCCAGCCTAAAGGATTATTGGGATGTGGCAACGTTTTTTGAAATCAGTGTACTTGCTGAAGACTATTCGAAAGCTATCCAAGCTGCCGAGTGCATGTTTAAACTGAAGCCGCCAAACTG GTACCTGAAATCAACAATAGGGAACATATCGCTGATAGATAGGTTTCGTAAAAAGAATGAGGAAGCCGAGGTTTCGCCAGAGGAGCAAATATTTAGTTTTTGGATGGACTACTTTGTTGAAGCTACAAAATCGGAAGTTGGAGATAGTATACGGTTTCCA CTCTTAGTGTTGGAGCCAACGAAGATCTTGATGCCGAGCTATGTAAACGTAAACCTTGGGGCAGAAGAGAAATCAGTGCAAATTTGGAATCTTTGCTTGGACAATATGAAGAATAGTTGTAAACAAGTTCACGATTGGTTATTTACCGCGAACATGATACGCAGTGTAAGCTTGTACAAAAGAGACGAACGCTGTCTTTTTTTATATGTCCACCAAAACTCTGATGATTTCCAAATGTATTTCCCGTCTGTTCAATGCAGACAAAGATTTTATGATTTAATCTTGGAAATGACCAGGGATCAGGAGGGTATGGTTACAGATTTGGATGCATATATGACTGATGATAGGATGAag TTTGAATATGAATTGGATGATCAAAACAAACGAATAATGCTGGGTAAAGGTACATACGGGATTGTCTATGCTGCTCGAGATTTAAATACGCAAGTTAGAATTGCCGTCAAAGAAATTCGAGAACGGAATTTGGGAGATGTGCAACCCTTACACgaggaaattaaattacatagCCAATTGAGGCATAGAAATATTGTGCAATACCTAGGTTCTGTAAGTGAAGAAGGATACTTTAAAATTTTCATGGAGCAAGTCCCTGGag GTAGTTTATCAGCCTTACTAAGGTCAAAATGGGGTCCTCTGAAAGAAAATGAATCTACAATTGCTTATTACACTAAACAAATCTTAGAAGGTCTCAAATATCTACATGATCAAAAAATCGTCCACAGAGATATTAAGG GCGATAATGTTTTAGTCAATACGTATAGTGGCGTAGTAAAGATTTCAGACTTTGGTATGTCGAAACGATTAGCTGGTTTATGTCCAAGTACAGAAACGTTTACTGGAACTTTGCAATATATGGCACCGGAAGTTATTGATAAGGGACAGCGTGGATATGGTGCTCCT GCAGATATTTGGTCCTTGGGTTGCACAATAGTTGAAATGGCGACTGGTAAACCACCGTTCATTGAATTAGGTTCCCCTCAAGCTGCAGTATTTAAG GTTGGGTATTACAAAATACATCCTGAAATTCCATCAGAATTATCTGAAAGGgcaaagaattttatattacgctGTTTTGAACCCAATCCTGACATAAGAGCAACTGCAGCTGAATTATTAGAGGATCCATTTTTAAATGA aaaaaagaaaaccaaTCGATTGGCCGCAGTACCTGATTTTAGTAGAAGCATTTCAGTACCTGCTGACAGATTAGAACGCTTAGGGAAATCtgataaaaccaataataatCATATTGTTTCCGCTTCTCCTATTCAAACTTCACAATCAGATGATAG TGTCACGTACAGTGGAGGGCTAACAAAGTCAAGCCCACTGAGGGAGCGCAGTCCAGCACACCTTCTGTCCCCCATTAGAATGCCCACTGCAACCCTTTCTTTTAACAG TACAATAGGAAATACACCTTCTATAGAGACAAGTGAAAGTGACACAGCAGGAGCCTCCATGACTAGGAGAAGTTCTTCTGGTGGTTTATTATCACCAGAAGTTGAATTAGGAg GTCAACCCGGTCAGAAGACTGGCGAAGAACAAGAGGGTTTCTATCTGCTGAAAAAAGATAGTCAAAGAAGAATGACATTAACTAGAGTTCTTAATCAAGATGAGGCAAAAATTTGTGAAGTATGGATGAGAGGTATATGTCAGGCGGAGGGTCAAACTGTTCTTCAAATG AATCatctaatattattaatgcGAGCTTTGAGAGATTACATCGTGGAACAAAATCAAGGAGTGATTGTGACAGCCATTAGAACATTGAAAGAAGAATTGGATTTTGATTCTATCGCCATTAATCATCTCAACTTAGCAATTTATCTATTTCAAACGGCGGTGAACGAGGTTCTACGAATGCATAGTATAAAGCCTCATTGGATGTTTGCACTGGATAATTTAGTGAGAAATGCTGTACAAGCTGCCATCACTGTACTTTCCCCTG AACTCGGCGCCAATTTACTTGGTCAAGAACGCGTACAATCCGGTGATCAAGGTCCAGAAGAAGGATCTACATCCGGTGTATCGACTGTAAATTCCGTAAAATCCCAGAAAACCGGTGACTCTTTGGATAACAAGTACTGGAAAGAATATCGAGATCAAATGGGGGCTTTAAAAATGGAGAATTTGAGATTGCTGCAAGAACTGATCGAAAGTCAGAAATCGTATCAAGCTTTATTGCAACAGGTTCTTGAGGAACAAAGAACTCAGGTTAATGCTTTAACACGACTTTGCGAAGGTATAAATAGACGAACTATGAGACAAGAATCAGG ATATAATTCATCAATATCTGGAAACATAGTGCAACAACCAATTTCATTGGTTATTAGCGATGCACCTTCTAGTACAACTTCATGCAGTGATCAAGCTCTTATCGAGTGGTTACAAAGTCTTCAAGTGGATGAAATGTCGATCGAAAGG TTCCTATACGAGCAGTACACACTGGATGATGTCTTAAATCACGTTACACGTGAGGACATTCGCAGACTTAATCTCAG AGGAGGAATTGAATTGAGGATATGGCAagctatattaaaatatcgacAAAGCAATAATGAAATGGAAAAGAACGAGTAG